TTGTTGACATGGTTGAATTGCTGGGCGAAGTCGACACAACTGGTGTCGTACCTACTACGACCATGGCTGACCGCAAAACTGTACTCCGCCCTGATGTGGCCGAAGAAGGAACAGACCGTGATCGCTTGTTTAAAAACGTACCTGAAAAAGACAACTACTATATCAAGGTACCAGCTATCCTAGACGATGGAGGAGATGCCTAATGACTTTTAATAACAAAACTATTGAAGACTTGCACAATCTCCTTGTTTCTAAGGAAATTTCTGCAACTGAATTGACCCAAGCAACGCTTGAAGATATCAAATCTCGCGAGACAGCTATCAACGCTTTTGTTACTATCGCTGAGGAGCAAGCCCTTGCTCAAGCTAAGGCTATTGATGAAGCTGGAATTGACGCTGACAATGTCCTTTCAGGAATTCCGCTTGCTGTTAAGGATAATATCTCTACAGATGGTATCCTCACAACTGCAGCCTCAAAAATGCTCTACAACTACGAGCCAATCTTTGATGCGACTGCGGTTGCTAATGCAAAAGCTAAAGGCATGATTGTTGTCGGAAAAACCAACATGGACGAATTTGCCATGGGTGGTTCAGGTGAAACTTCACACTACGGAGCAACTAAAAACGCTTGGGACCACAGCAAGGTTCCTGGTGGATCATCAAGTGGTTCTGCTGCAGCTGTAGCTTCAGGGCAAGTCCGCTTGTCACTTGGTTCTGATACTGGTGGTTCTATCCGCCAACCTGCTGCCTTCAACGGGATCGTTGGTCTCAAACCAACCTACGGAACAGTTTCTCGTTTCGGTCTTATTGCCTTTGGTAGCTCATTAGACCAGATCGGACCTTTTGCGCCAACTGTTAAGGAAAATGCCCTCTTACTCAACGCTATTGCTAGCGAAGATGCTA
Above is a genomic segment from Streptococcus mitis containing:
- a CDS encoding asparaginyl/glutamyl-tRNA amidotransferase subunit C — protein: MKITQEEVTHVANLSKLRFSEEETATFATTLSKIVDMVELLGEVDTTGVVPTTTMADRKTVLRPDVAEEGTDRDRLFKNVPEKDNYYIKVPAILDDGGDA